The following are encoded together in the Equus quagga isolate Etosha38 chromosome 1, UCLA_HA_Equagga_1.0, whole genome shotgun sequence genome:
- the LOC124245421 gene encoding translation initiation factor IF-2-like, giving the protein MARRAPGGPRRGGGGARARGPAGRGRGRFPSGRSSPQTACPTVSPRSPEEAAAPVPAGAPGTRPWPAETSGAGVRSGRGGRGCRCAVRARRPRVQVRGPGAEAAGAGARCGRGGRGCRCEVWAQRPQVQVCGVDAAGADAGARCGRGGLRCKCRCPVRAWRPRAQVQVRGAGGVAVPLSCWCIRSVAGSVGTAGLGDETGCALTCSSVGGSSPFQSVV; this is encoded by the coding sequence ATGGCCCGCCGCGCTCCCGGAGGCccgcggcggggcgggggcggggcgcgaGCGCGGGGGccggcgggccgggggcgggggcgctTCCCGTCCGGCCGCTCGTCTCCGCAGACGGCGTGCCCCACTGTGTCCCCGCGGAGCCCCGAGGAGGCCGCTGCCCCAGTGCCCGCAGGAGCCCCCGGCACCCGGCCCTGGCCCGCGGAGACCTCGGGTGCAGGTGTGCGGTCCGGGCGCGGAGGCCGCGGGTGCAGGTGCGCGGTCCGGGCGCGGAGACCGCGGGTGCAGGTGCGCGGTCCGGGCGCGGAGGCCGCGGGTGCAGGTGCGCGGTGTGGACGCGGCGGGCGCGGGTGCAGGTGTGAGGTCTGGGCGCAGAGGCCGCAGGTGCAGGTGTGCGGTGTGGACGCGGCGGGCGCAGATGCAGGTGCGCGGTGCGGCCGCGGAGGCCTCAGGTGCAAGTGCAGGTGTCCGGTCCGGGCGTGGAGGCCGCGGGCGCAGGTGCAGGTGCGCGGTGCGGGCGGGGTGGCCGTGCCCCTGAGCTGTTGGTGCATTAGAAGCGTGGCCGGCAGCGTTGGGACCGCAGGGCTCGGTGATGAAACAGGGTGTGCGCTCACGTGCAGCAGCGTCGGGGGCTCCTCACCGTTCCAGTCTGTAGTGTGA